TTTGATCTTATGGATCAAAGGGAAGTCAGTTTGGTGGACATATTTTCCTTCCAACTAGGAGGAAGATGCTTTTTCTACAAATCTTATATTCTTCTGCATTCTATACTTAATACTTTCCCTCTAAGCCCTTCCAACTAAACAACTACAGAGAAGCAAACTGGCATGAACAATGTCACGGCTTCATATTAATCTCTGAACCGGAATATTGTTTTctgtttttttctctctctcttaaaTGTTCTAGatacatgatacattttgaaattatgttttaaatttattgatCTTTGAGTATGAAATTTCTAATTTCTAATTCTTTAAGCTGACTTTAGGAATTTAAAACGACCAGGGTATCTTTTTCTTATTTAGATGCTCTCAAATTCTAATCAATATTGAATGAAGCATTTGTGTTTGTGCTTATCAGTCTCCGTATATTTTTTTCCCTGCTCAAATAGTGCAATTCGtggtttcatttaatgctttctCATACCTGTTCAGTTGAACATTAACCAAGCTACTAGGGAATATCTTGAGCGTTATGTTGAAAATAAAGCTGAAACAGAGAAGCAGGAAGTAGCACAAACTGGAGATCCTGCAAATGAAAGGGATAGTAAAGAAAGTACTGAAAAGCAAGGACAGTCTGCAAATCCAATGGAAGAAGGAACCAAAAAAGATTCTGAAGATAAAGAAAACCAAGTGGGAAACAAGAGTTTTGGTCTAGTCACAGATGAAGATCGTGAGTTTGATGCAGTTGCTCTAGAAAAGCTTACAggaatgttagaagagagattaaAGAGCAAACCGTTGCCTCCACCTATGCTGGTTGATGGAACTGTTAAATCTACTTCTGACACACCTTCCAAATCGAAGGATGGGGATTCTGATATCGATATAATGAAAGGTGGTATGATAAGTTCCCAAACTACATAACTTTTGATGCTTTCTATCTTATTGTTCCGGCTAATGTTGACTGAAGAACTTTCATGCAGATGCTGCTGAAGAAAAAAACGACGATGACAATATGAGTGAAAACAAACCAGCAACTGAAAGTGACAAGCCTGAGACTCCTGATAGATCAAAGCGGCATGATAGTAGGAGCCAAGAACGAGATAGGGAACGTGACCTGAAACGGGAAAAAGAAAGGGAGCTTGAGAGAGTTGAGCGGGAACGAGAAAGAGAGAAAGTTAGgagggaaagggaaagggaaagggaatTAAGGGAAGTAGAACGGTTGTACAAGGACCGGCTTAAAGAATGGGAAGCTAGAGAACGAGAGAAAGAATACCAGCGACAATATGAAAAGGAACGGGAGAAAGAAAGAGAGCGGGAACGGTGGAAAGAGATAGTGCGGCAGGAAGATGAAAGTAGTGGTGATGATGGTGATGACTCAAGAAAAAGAAGGCGTAGAACTAGTTTACTtgaggaaaagagaagaaaaaggcaGCATGAAAAGGAAGAGGATTTTGAAGACAGattgaaagaaaaggaagaaattgCTGAAGCCAAGAGGAGGGCGACAGAGGAACAACCTAAACTTGTGACAAAGCAACTAAAACTCGAGTCAAAGTCACTTGATCAGGTTACTCCGGAGGATGAAACTGCTATGCAAGATGAGAATTTTGAACGAAAGCATATTGAGTCCAGTCATGCTAATGATGTTTCTAGAAATGGTCTTAATGATGGTAAACTTTTACTTCCTTTGTTTACTATGGATTCATTTTAAGCGTAAGCATGCTATTTATAACAAATGTTTTATTTTTACTACCACAGTTGATGCCATTTCTGGAAACAGCAGTGGTGATGATCTGAATATGATGGCGCCAATTGCAGTTTCAGACAAAAAGCAGAACAATAATGCTCCAGCTCGGAAGCTTGGATTTGGGTTAATTGGCTCAGGAAAACGTACTACTGTCCCTTCAGTTTTCCATGAAGAGGATGATGAGGATTtggatgagaaaaaaatgagaccTCTTGTGCCAATTGATTATTCAACTGAAGAATTACAGGCTGTCCAGGCAAATGCATCTGGATCACAATCAAATTTGGCGGCTGCTGCTGAATTTGCCAAGCGCATATCTGGTGCCAACCCAAAAGATGCGAAGGCTGATACAGATAGGGAAAGGAGCAGACGTTCTAGTGGCAAACAGAATTTGAGAGATCGAGATTGGAATGATGATGAGAGTAGCCGTTCAAAAGATGAAAGTAGGGAGAAGATGCATAATAGGAATATTGATCGGGAAAGAGGCAGAGAAGATAAACCAAAAACTGGAAATAAGAAATTATTGGATGCCAAGCAGTTGATTGATATGATTCCaaaaacaaaagaagaactgTTTGTCTATGAAATTAATTGGGATGTTTATGACAAGGTAATGCTTTCttttatgaattttaaaatatgataGTGTTATGGATTCAAATGTTTTTTTTAGTATTGAATGCCATAGGGTAGTGTACTAAGCTGTTGAATTTGTTTGAATGCTATTCTGCTAAATGAGATATAGTTCCCTGAAGATTCATAAAAAGGGTTACATTTTTGCTGGCATAAAGTTACCCTTTTTTCTTCTACTATGCTCTCTGCTATTGATAAATGTATACTTTGCCCTTTGCAGCATCACTTGCATGAGAGGATGAGACCTTGGATCTCAAAGAAGATAACTGAGTTCCTTGGAGAAGAGGAGGCCACTTTGGTGGACTATATTGTTTCCTGTATTAAAGATCACGTGCAAGCATCCACAATGCTAGAAATGCTTCAGTCTATATTAGATGATGAGGCAGAAATGTTTGTCCTCAAAACGTGGAGGAtgctgatttttgaaattaagaaaGTTGAAACAGGCTTATCAATGAAATCAAAGTCCTAGGctccatttttttaaaaagaatttctcTCGTCTTATCATGCTTTCAAATTTCCTTTTTGTGCCAAAGGTCAGTGACTGTATTAGGACAATATTTTGAGAGACCTTGTTATTTGGTATGAATTAATTGTAGCCAGTCAAGCATGATGATTATGGGTTGATTTAAAATGaggtttccttttttttttctttctatttattgttaatttttatttatatttgtggCAAGTGAGATTTAATATGTTTTGATTGTCTTGTACTTCATTATACAGTTATGTTATGCTACAATAAAATCAGCCATACTATCCATCAGGTATCAGCGTGTCTTTTAAATAACCAACTCAGCTTTTGTATGCCGTTGATGTGCCCTTTTTTCTGAATAACTACGCCTAGTTGTACGTTATTTCAATTCTGTTTTGCGAAGCATATTTCATTGAAGAAGACTAAAATCACAATATGCACCGTAAAAATGCATAGGCGGTAATAATGCTCTTcatggttgaatttgattctatgATCAAATGAAACCTCGATCGATTTAGTTACAAAAAATAAAGTGTTAGTTTGTtatgaaattgaaaaaaaatgtaaaatcacAAATTCCCCAACTTACGAATACAAAGTTAATAACTGGTATTCCAAGTCCAACATTTTAAATGCTAAGCCTTGGCTATGATGCAGTCCTCCAATGATGCGATCTAAGTCATTATAAATGATTTCTCATTAATTTTGATGATCTAGAAAATTTTTATGagctcattttaaaattaatcggtTCTAAAAGTCGGTTAGCTAAATTAtgtaaaaaaaatcctttaaatgCTGAGCAATCTTCTCCGATTAGACATATTCGCCGTCCACTTCTTGAAGGTAATCCACCTGAATCCAACTATTCAAAAACGTCGTCATCATCAATACTCGACAGCAAcatgaataagaaattaatcgCTAGAACTGTACTTGCTGTCTTGTTATTACAAGTTGCTATATATCCACAAAGCAACTTCTATTGTTGCAGCTTAATCATGTAAACTCTTTGTCCTGGAATAAACGAGGAAGAAATCCTCGAAATCGTATCTCTTCTCTCCACCCTTAAAGTTCCCCTCATGGTAAAGGTAAACCACCTATATTGAATGCTGCAGAAAGTTGGAGGCACGGATTAAGACCTTCATGGCCAATGGCGAGCCAGTAGACTTTTCTTTCATTTGGTTTAATCCAACTCAGAAACCATCtgactttttttatttttccttacaAAAGGACAAAAACAACCCAAAAACGTGATACGGGCATCTAAAAGTCAAATGCTCTAGCAATCTAGCTACTACCTTCTCCAAATTGGACGACAGGAAGCACGGATCCTTCCTAGCTCATTCATGATCTCTCCATGAATGCGCTCAGCAGCAGCAGTAGTAAACAGGAGGAATTTCACAATCCTCTCCTGGAACTATATACAGCATCATATCAGAAAGTTTGTTTACATAAACCTTGGAGTAGATATGAATCGATTCGATCAGATTCCAAATATCTAAAAACATTTAGACATTTTGATTATTTCATCATTGTGTTTGATGCAAACATCTAAGCAACTTTAGTTGGAGGAGAAGGGGCAGAGGATGTCAACAACTGTAAGATATTGGCTATACTGTCTTATTTAATCATAGTTCAACTTACAACTAATTATATAATTGTTTCTATTTTTGTATCGGTCTATTCACATCTGTAActttcttaattttcttttctctatctttatTCAATAGTATTGTGCCTAGATCCAAGGCTAAAGTTTACTCAAAGAACTCTATCTATCTTTCTCCAAATCACACATCTctttttatatatctaaaatacCCATAACTTCATGGAATAATAATAGTTTCATTTTAAACGGTTATATTTATatcagattttaaagagaaaaaaaaattcaatcttattttatatttttcaaatagtGAGAAACCATTTTTTTTACATTATACTACTACTACTCATCTAAGAAGCAAGAATATgtgataatttaaattaataagacATGGTCAATTATCAAGGATGTGATGTCCAAAAGTTGTCCACGTCTTGCCACATGCCAAGTGGAATTATAAATTaactttatttaataaataaagtCCTTTATTTCTTAAATgctttttaatatttaataagaTATTTTGCAAAGCACCCTCATTTTAATTTTCACTTAATTAATTGATTGGATTATTTTTAAAATGCCCTTTAATATTTAGTAgtttttataaaatgattttaattttttattaatgtcATTATCAACCTCTTTCCAACGGCACCGTCATCCACCGTTATGGGATTACCAACTATCGGCGGCGTGATGACATCTGGCCTTTATCAGGCTTTAACCTCCGTAGTCCGGATAACGccgtactctctctctctctctctctcacccgAAACAAGCCAAGGGGCAATCCCGTCAGAGCACTGCGACTTTCTTTATAAAATCCGACCCCTTGGGCCTTCGATGCCCCCAACTTTACGAAATGAAGGTGTGGCTTTACTGAAATACCCATTTCATTGGAATCTCCGGCTTGCCGGCGGATTTCCTCACTCCTCCCGCCGAGCATCTGCGTCCGATTCTCTTTCTTCTCCCCGATCTGAGGCGTTCTCCGGCGAGCCTCCGCCGGAAGGAAGTGGTGGCGGAGAATCTTTTTCTTCTCGTTCTTCCTCTCCTTGCCCTAGTCTGTTTCAAATTGTAGCTGCATGATGGGATTTTCTCTCACCCCGATGAAATCTTCGAGTCGTCTTCTGTGGAGTACCAGtttcttccgccacaagaccgTCTCCGTCGTCGCTTTATTCTTCTTATAGACTGATAAACCTAACCACTTCGATCGATCGCCGGATCAAGAAACGAGGGAGAATAGTACATACCTTTAGCTAGCAGCGAGTGAACGGGAAGGGATACCTTCTCTGGGATCTAGATCTGGACGTCGATCGTAAGATTCGAGTGATGGGGATGGATTCCGGATGTCTGATCTTCGATTCCTCTTGCTTTTCCGCTTCCTCATCTTCTCCGGGCGGCCGCTTGATACTCTTGGGCAGCGCGAACTCGGGCTCTGGGGGTAATAACTTCTACCTCTCCTTTGATGAATTGGCTTTAGATTTGGGTTCCGATGCAACTGACGAGTGTTTCTTTTTTTGTTGGTCGGCTGTGGTAGGGATAGCGGAGGAGGGCAGAGCAAGCAAGCGCCGCCCGTTCTTCACGTCGCCGGATGAGATTTACGAGGAGTACTATGAGGTGCTTCCGCCGGAGAAGAAGCGCCGCCTCACCTCGGAGCAAGTAAACAATTCTGCTTTTTCTAAATTACTCCATCGATAAGCGGGATTCGTAAAAAGGGTGGATAAACGTATTGGTTATTAGAACAATTGATCAACCCGTCTATtcgaagaaagaaacaaaaataattgAGACGAAATCATTGCCCATGAGACAAAACGAATTCTTAAATTGAGATAACAGTCATACTTCATGAACCAATCTGAATTTTGctgaaaaattatgtttttttttaatgagaTTGGGGAAGTTCGTTTGGGCGTTTGACTTCTGTACATAGTAGTGATAAACGATGGGGATAAAGTAGTTTTACTTCAATTATACATAAGAATTTGcaattttttatttgataaacatatatataaatcaaGTTGATGTAGTTTTGGAGTGAAATAGATACAAATGTTGGAGCGGAGCTTCGAGGAGGAGGACAAGCTAGAGCCGGAACGCAAGAGCGAGCTGGCTAAGAAATTGGGGTTGCCACCGAGGCAGGTGGCTGTGTGGTTCCAGAACCGCCGTGCCCGGTGGAAGAACCAACAGGTGGAGCGTGACTTCGACCGTCTCAAGGCTTCCTATGACGCACTCCTCCTTGACCACGATGCCCTTCTGGAGGACAACAGCCGCTTGCGTTCACAGGTGAACCACCTCCCTCTCTTCCTACATCAGTTTCATTTCCGTATCTAAATATTTTATTGATCAAGCTATTCCAATTTGCTGACTTGGTAAACTGTCAAATTGTCAATACTTCtcgtatttaaaaaaataatgaaataccAGGTCAACTGTTCACCCGAGCATGATTCATTAAATTGTGTTAGCTTCACTATTTATCATAGCTGTTTAGTCGTGCAACCGTGTCACTAATCACTGTAGAACGTAGAATTAACGTTTATATGATGCAGAGTCTGTAGCCTCGTCCATATGATCACAGTCTCTAGTCCCTTTCATAATAAGAAAACGGGGTTTTCATAGAGACACTGAAATTTCccttattttgtcaacctaattaGCCATTGCGTTTTGTATTTTCAATTGAGAATAAACTCTTACATACATTAGGTCAACTGTTTGGTTGTTTTGACCACAtattaattagaaatttacttggttGGATTAATTCAACAGTTGAATTGAGAACTGAAAGCCAATAGGGTTAAAATCATACTAAGAAACCTATCGTAATACTAGAATGCataaaatttttgaagttaaaaTGATTTGTAGGAACAATTTGATATGTTTGATTGTCATCTGAATCAATAGGTCTTGGATGAAATAGGAAGATAGGAGAATCATCAGCATTTTACGCCCTCTATTGTTCCATTTCAATTTTGCGTTTCATGGAAAATAATTATAAGAAAATATTCTATGTTTTTGTTcaataatttcctttttttactttttatactTTTGTCTGGCGATCACCAGTTATGGTCTCTTTGCAAAAAAAAAGTTAAGCTCTTTATTAAATTGAATCCTGTTGGCTAGAGGAACGAAACGTCAGGCAGTTGAGGATGATGGTTTTAGCTTGAACTGCCAATTGAGATAATCTGGCCTTTGACTTTATCCACCCAGTAGTTTCGTCTTACAGGTCAACTTATTGTTAGAAAAGCTGCAAGCAAATGAACAGGGTGCAGTCTCTGGAGTCACTAGTCTCACTCCGGATGACCAGGCAGCATCTAGTGGTAAGATAATCGCCCTGAACCTGAGCATCCAGCAGAAGGTGGACGATCTATTGAGCACAGGCAGCGGCGGAAATAATGCGATGGATGAAGTAGATACTCATCACTTGGTGGCGGACAGCCGGCAGCCTTTAATCCTCCCTGAGAGCTACCACTGCATGGGACTGCGTGAGACAGGTCTACATTCTGATCAGGACGACGTGAGCGACGGGGGCTGCAACTACTATCCCGGCAGTGCCGTGACAGAGTACCAGAAGCAGGAGGAAGCCCAGCTGGAGAATTGGTTGGATTGTGTGGAAAGAATTCTCCTCCCTTGAGAAGCTCCAACGATCAAGTTGACGTTTAGCAGTCGAAAGCATGATATATATAGCTTGGTTTCCACCTGCTgttgcttcatcttcttcattagTATTCATTATGTCTGTGAGTGGATGATGTTGTTGGACGTGTGTAGTAAGTCCTATGTATGTTGGATTGCTTGGGAATCAAACTGTTTACTTTCTCTGTTGATTGTATTTGTCGGGGAAAATAAAATTGTTTACAACAAAATCTGCAAACTGCATATATAGGAATAAGAATCCTGTCATCGATTACAATTTACAATAGTTTTGGAACTTGGCCTTCCCTAAAGCACAATGTTTACAACAAAATCTCCTCAGGATAGAGTCATATTTACATTGGTATTTATATTATTCACAACCACATGCACATTCGGAATGGTGGGAATTCCAAACCGGATACGGAAAATAAGGTGATATTCACAGCAAAAAGAATGAAATGATCCATAACAACCATTCCCTGCAACGAGGATTTGAACCTTGGGAAGGTCACAAAGCCATATTAACTTCTCCAATTGCTTTGCTTTCGACATGATACACCGAACAATGTTATCCTGTAACACTACAATTTCTGACTTAAACCGCAGCTCCGGAGAATGAACTTCTTTCCTTCAAAGATACTACCAAGCAAATGTTATCCGGCGAGAGCTTATGCACAAGACAACCCCATTAATGCTTCACGATTCTATTACTTTCACATTAAACGTCGtcatttgcatttttttttctcaCACCTCATCAGGCCAAGCTATCAATTAGTACTTACAGTCAGGTGCTTCAAAGAGAAGAAAGCCATTCCTCCATACGCTTGTTGCCATCTGCATCAATACAACTAGAAGCAGGTCAGTAAGTAGCGCATAGAATATTCAAGAGATTGTCTTGTATATATCAATGCATCCTAAAAGAAGGAAACGAAGTTGCTGCTGTAAAGCAAATTTCGATAACTAGTAAGAGAAGTAAAATTTAAGTACTCTAAGCAACAAGAAAATAACATAACCAAACCATAACTGAGAAAACAGTGTTGGTCAAGCATACAAATGATATTATTAAACGTAGAACAAGTGAACCAAACAATAGCATTTCCGAGAGTACAGACATGCATATCAATTTATGAACATGCTACTCTATATGgtacatatgcaacaatcacaattaTATGTAAAGAATATACTCACATTCCTTTGtctaattaaaagaaaaatcttaTATGACTATATGAAATTACCTATCATATCAATGAATTGGGATTCCTACAACTTGATGGTGAGGATGATGAAAATCATGATGTCTACGCATTAATGAAATTCTCTAGTATTTTCTTAGCATATTATATCAAGCCCTAACCAAAAACAAGCCAAGAGTTGCATGTTTGGCATTGAGAACTAACAAAATTTAGGAAAACTAGAATGATGTGGCCAACATAACATGGTAAAAATGAAAGTTGAATCCATCAAACATAATGTACTAGAAAACTAAAATGTAATTTAGGTTAAGATGGATGAAACAAAATTGCATGGAAGAGGGGATGGTATCTCAAACAGGCAAACTACTTCAAGCAACATGACGAAAGAATCATATATACCAAAGAAGATGCAACTATTTTTTTTCACCTGAAAGATGATCATCCATATGGCTGAGGGTACCCAGGACATGAGTTATAGAGTTTTTTGCCTGCTCATTGCGGCCGCGCCCATAACACCGCACCAAGACCGCAAAACTGTTCTGAGCTTCAGAGTCGCTCTCAAATTCGGGTCCATGAGGTTCCAACCAACCAATAGACCAGTCAGAATCATCAGACTCAGACCCTGACATGCATCCACCATCTGAGGGAACAAGAACAGTGTCATACTCCTTGTCTATCCGCCTTTCTTCGTGGCTTTGCAACCTTTTCTTATTTCTTCTCCAATTCGGCATTGCCCTGTGTCCTGGTGGAAACTTCAAGTAATCCGACTCCTTGAATCCTGAAGGAAAATCACGAGGGATGAGTGCCGAATTGGGAGATTCATCATCTTTCTCGCCCCAAATCCATAAAGAGAAACGTGGGAAACCCATAGTAGTTATCTGCTAGCGTGAAAACCCTGACTTGGCTGAATCACAGTACTACTAATCCCGTTCTCAAAACGATCTCACACTGAGAAATGGCTTAGAGGAGAATGCCCCACGAATCTCCCGAAACAATTTCAAATCGTCAAACCCACTAACCAAGAGCATAACTTTGCTGAAACAGATCAAACTCCTCCTATTACTGACAAAGTAAATTGTACTTCAGCAAATAATCGTGCTTCATAGAAATGAATGCCGACAATACCAATCAGAAGAAATATACCTGTGAATCGCAATAAACCTTTCACCAAAGGCCTCGAAATCAAATCGCTAGGAGAGAAACAACAAGAAATTAAATATCTTTCACGCTGAACTCCTACAAATCCGCAAGAGAAGCGTCAAGGATGAGAAAtccaaataaaaaagaaaaaagaagaagaagaagaagaaaaactcctgCCTGATGTTttagaatctaaaattcaaaaggGGTTTCACAGCTGACGCATTGAACGCATCCGGCCGGCGGCCTCCAGAATATCGGCAACCGAGATTGAAGATGGtgcgaagagagagagagagagagagagagagagagacggcGAGACCCAGCGGGTGAGATGGGATAGGTTTATAGCTCTCCGGACGCATATTGAAACATGCGGTCGATCTACTAATTAATTACGCGGGCTGTCATCAGACCGGCCACGCGTCATGCGGTGATCGCGAGGCCATCTCTCGGGTGGACCAGATCTCCGGTACGAATGGCGCACACAAACTCCTATGCGACGGCGGCCCTCAACCATCGGTTTTCTTGATAGACGGCGGATCCAGCATCATTCCACCGGAGACACGAGTTCCTATGGGTGCCACGGCAAGTAACTGGGCGGCCAACCGCTTCCCGTCAATCATTGCAGATCTTTGCGGTGCACGGAACTGCCACGTGTGACCCGCAGCTCATGCCAATCCAAAATCAACACGCCTTTGACTTACCCAATGTCCTTTCTTTAACCATGATAATGGAGTAAACGATAAAAATTGACAGGTGTCTGTCTACACGATTACGTGATCAGATTTACTTTATTTCATCATCTGTATTATCCTTAATTTTAATCATTAGCCtggtttctttatttttttctctctttctaaATATCCAAATCAGTAACTTGTggtaataaatgttattttaaaagattGTGTTTGCTTACAAGTAATGGAATCTCAATCgtatctaagtttttttttttttatgttatcaCCTCATCAATGACATATGTTCTGATTCTGAAAAAGCCAAAGAAAATTGATACGAAATGAATCAAATTTTCATTTAATTCAATTTACTGTCTAACTTCTCTGTGGTGATCTAACTGAAGGAAACACTTCTAGATTAACTAATCAATTAAGAAAAGTTTGAACATTTAAGTTTGCAGGTTCATATTTCTTTGTTTGGCTCTCTTCTTCCCCAGTTGAGTATctcaatttgaaaaatctttctaaTTAATTTCTCGATCCTTTCATTTCATAATCCTCGGGATCCGTCTCATGTTTcaaactattaaaaaaaaaacaaagatttGAGCTATCTGCTACATTTTAAACATCTGAGAATCCTTTTCTTAACAATGCCAATAACATCTCATTCCAGGTATCGATAGGACCCGGCAAGCACCAGTGCAAGCAGTCATTAAACCCTCTGTTCCAGTCGTTGTTCCAGTGCGACCCCGGGTGCCCATCTGCCCTCAGCAACATGGCTTTTGTCACGTCTAGAACTCCAAACCATTTCGTCTTCTCCATTCTGAAcctctccacctcctccacctgaGCATTCCTGACCTCCCAGTCCGTGCCACTCAACCTGACCGCCGTCTCGTTCAATGGCCTGGTCCTGTTGCAATATCCTCCAGTGTTCCATGCCCCGTGCTCAAAGTGTGCAGGTGCAAATGTCCTCACCAAAGTCACCAGCCCTTCGCACTCCTCGCACCTGTCGATGGACTGGAGAGCCGTCCTGAAGGCCCTTCGAATCGCGTAGGTGAAGTCGTAGTTGGTCAGGTTCGCCTGGCCGCAGTAGACACACCCTATGATTTTGCCGTTTTCGTACAGGTAAAGGTTTCTGAAGAACCAGTGCCCACTGGAGATGATCAGGTAGTTCACCAATGGAAGCTTTGCCGTCCAGTTAGTGTCAACCCTGTCCAGGTGCAGATCAAAATCCCCTGTTCCCGTTCCATTGACCACTCTCTCTTGTTCTTGCACTAAAAATCTCGTCCACAAGAGCATGAGGGTGAAATCGTAGGACTGGAAGTACCAATTCGTGAtctggttttcttctttgtcacCTTTTAGATTCAGTGGGTACTCGACCTGTTTATCAGAACAGAATTATTAGTCAGATAATAATTTCAAGGGCGAGATAAATCTCTGTAATCTAATTAATGCGGGCAGGCATTGATACAATGATACCGATACTCGCCTGAGACAAGAGGCAGACGAGTGAGTCCTTCTGGTTCCGGCCGACGGAGTCGCTAGCAAACGCCATCGTCTTTCCTCTCACCGCCTCCAGGAACGCCACCGGGTCGAACCGCCGGAGATCACATTCCGCCGGCTTCCACCGCCAATTCACAAAGTCCTGATCCTTCCCGTACTTATCGCAGTTCTGCGACTCCGGCAGTATCCGGCACGACCGGTTAGTGTAAGCCGGACCGCCATGATCCCTCAGCCACTTCCCCTCGAACAAATCGCAATCGTCGTCTGAAGATCAAGGAATAAAGCTCAAGATTACCGGATCCTGCAATTGTGCATATAAAAAACACAAAGCCATGCACGTACTGATGACGGTTTGGTCGCCGGCGGACGGGTGCCACAGTTTGAAGCTTCCGTTGTAGATGACCGTCAAGGGATTggaggagaagagggaggaaaggaagaggaggaCGGAGAAAGAGACGATTAAGCTCAGGAACGACCTGGTCTTCATCGATCCCATGCCTGATTCCTCGTGGAAGGCTCTTTTGCCCTGTTCATATGGCGCAGGACGCATTGAAATATCACCGGGCAAGGCAGAGGGTTAAGGTTTGTATGTTAAGGAAGATCGATCGTTTAGGTTGGAGAATTCTTTGTTTACAATTTTGTCTCGCAC
The genomic region above belongs to Zingiber officinale cultivar Zhangliang chromosome 11A, Zo_v1.1, whole genome shotgun sequence and contains:
- the LOC122031740 gene encoding RNA-binding protein 25-like isoform X5 codes for the protein MPRYPAPYPMIRPIFPPRPFPPTGVIPPMPRPPIPGIWGLPPVATPIVRPIVPVSTPMEKPQTTVYVGKIATTVENEFLLSILTLCGPVKSWKRAQDPSDGTLKAFGFCEFESAEGVLRSLRLLSKLNIDGQELMLNINQATREYLERYVENKAETEKQEVAQTGDPANERDSKESTEKQGQSANPMEEGTKKDSEDKENQVGNKSFGLVTDEDREFDAVALEKLTGMLEERLKSKPLPPPMLVDGTVKSTSDTPSKSKDGDSDIDIMKGDAAEEKNDDDNMSENKPATESDKPETPDRSKRHDSRSQERDRERDLKREKERELERVEREREREKVRRERERERELREVERLYKDRLKEWEAREREKEYQRQYEKEREKERERERWKEIVRQEDESSGDDGDDSRKRRRRTSLLEEKRRKRQHEKEEDFEDRLKEKEEIAEAKRRATEEQPKLVTKQLKLESKSLDQVTPEDETAMQDENFERKHIESSHANDVSRNGLNDVDAISGNSSGDDLNMMAPIAVSDKKQNNNAPARKLGFGLIGSGKRTTVPSVFHEEDDEDLDEKKMRPLVPIDYSTEELQAVQANASGSQSNLAAAAEFAKRISGANPKDAKADTDRERSRRSSGKQNLRDRDWNDDESSRSKDESREKMHNRNIDRERGREDKPKTGNKKLLDAKQLIDMIPKTKEELFVYEINWDVYDKHHLHERMRPWISKKITEFLGEEEATLVDYIVSCIKDHVQASTMLEMLQSILDDEAEMFVLKTWRMLIFEIKKVETGLSMKSKS
- the LOC122031740 gene encoding RNA-binding protein 25-like isoform X3, whose translation is MFPQVFHTAAGICYLCGMPRYPAPYPMIRPIFPPRPFPPTGVIPPMPRPPIPGIWGLPPVATPIVRPIVPVSTPMEKPQTTVYVGKIATTVENEFLLSILTLCGPVKSWKRAQDPSDGTLKAFGFCEFESAEGVLRSLRLLSKLNIDGQELMLNINQATREYLERYVENKAETEKQEVAQTGDPANERDSKESTEKQGQSANPMEEGTKKDSEDKENQVGNKSFGLVTDEDREFDAVALEKLTGMLEERLKSKPLPPPMLVDGTVKSTSDTPSKSKDGDSDIDIMKGDAAEEKNDDDNMSENKPATESDKPETPDRSKRHDSRSQERDRERDLKREKERELERVEREREREKVRRERERERELREVERLYKDRLKEWEAREREKEYQRQYEKEREKERERERWKEIVRQEDESSGDDGDDSRKRRRRTSLLEEKRRKRQHEKEEDFEDRLKEKEEIAEAKRRATEEQPKLVTKQLKLESKSLDQVTPEDETAMQDENFERKHIESSHANDVSRNGLNDVDAISGNSSGDDLNMMAPIAVSDKKQNNNAPARKLGFGLIGSGKRTTVPSVFHEEDDEDLDEKKMRPLVPIDYSTEELQAVQANASGSQSNLAAAAEFAKRISGANPKDAKADTDRERSRRSSGKQNLRDRDWNDDESSRSKDESREKMHNRNIDRERGREDKPKTGNKKLLDAKQLIDMIPKTKEELFVYEINWDVYDKHHLHERMRPWISKKITEFLGEEEATLVDYIVSCIKDHVQASTMLEMLQSILDDEAEMFVLKTWRMLIFEIKKVETGLSMKSKS
- the LOC122031740 gene encoding RNA-binding protein 25-like isoform X4 is translated as MDKVFHTAAGICYLCGMPRYPAPYPMIRPIFPPRPFPPTGVIPPMPRPPIPGIWGLPPVATPIVRPIVPVSTPMEKPQTTVYVGKIATTVENEFLLSILTLCGPVKSWKRAQDPSDGTLKAFGFCEFESAEGVLRSLRLLSKLNIDGQELMLNINQATREYLERYVENKAETEKQEVAQTGDPANERDSKESTEKQGQSANPMEEGTKKDSEDKENQVGNKSFGLVTDEDREFDAVALEKLTGMLEERLKSKPLPPPMLVDGTVKSTSDTPSKSKDGDSDIDIMKGDAAEEKNDDDNMSENKPATESDKPETPDRSKRHDSRSQERDRERDLKREKERELERVEREREREKVRRERERERELREVERLYKDRLKEWEAREREKEYQRQYEKEREKERERERWKEIVRQEDESSGDDGDDSRKRRRRTSLLEEKRRKRQHEKEEDFEDRLKEKEEIAEAKRRATEEQPKLVTKQLKLESKSLDQVTPEDETAMQDENFERKHIESSHANDVSRNGLNDVDAISGNSSGDDLNMMAPIAVSDKKQNNNAPARKLGFGLIGSGKRTTVPSVFHEEDDEDLDEKKMRPLVPIDYSTEELQAVQANASGSQSNLAAAAEFAKRISGANPKDAKADTDRERSRRSSGKQNLRDRDWNDDESSRSKDESREKMHNRNIDRERGREDKPKTGNKKLLDAKQLIDMIPKTKEELFVYEINWDVYDKHHLHERMRPWISKKITEFLGEEEATLVDYIVSCIKDHVQASTMLEMLQSILDDEAEMFVLKTWRMLIFEIKKVETGLSMKSKS